The following proteins are encoded in a genomic region of Rickettsiales bacterium:
- a CDS encoding ribonuclease D, with protein MTIYLHKNDLPKDVDLSGDIAIDTEAMGLVNRRDRLCVVQLSNGNGDVHLVQFARGQYEAPNLKALLSDNNTVKLFHFARFDVAIIRYYLGVLIQNIYCTRTASRLVRTFTDRHGLKELCRELLGKDISKQQQSSDWGADTLTPEQQEYAAGDVLYLHQLRAVLDPMLVREGRYELAQACFNFLPARALLDLAGWEEVDIFAHQ; from the coding sequence ATCACTATTTACCTGCATAAAAATGACCTGCCGAAAGACGTGGATCTGAGCGGCGATATCGCTATCGACACGGAAGCGATGGGGCTTGTGAACCGCCGTGACCGCCTGTGCGTCGTGCAGCTTTCCAACGGCAATGGCGATGTGCATCTCGTGCAGTTTGCACGCGGCCAGTATGAAGCACCGAACCTTAAAGCGCTGCTTTCCGATAACAATACTGTGAAGCTGTTCCACTTTGCCCGCTTCGATGTGGCGATCATTCGCTATTATCTGGGCGTTCTGATCCAGAATATTTACTGCACGCGCACGGCGTCCCGTCTGGTGCGCACCTTCACCGACCGCCATGGCCTGAAAGAGCTCTGCCGTGAACTGCTCGGCAAAGATATTTCCAAACAGCAGCAATCTTCTGACTGGGGCGCAGATACTTTGACGCCCGAACAGCAGGAATATGCAGCAGGTGACGTGCTGTACCTGCACCAGCTGCGTGCTGTGCTCGACCCGATGCTCGTGCGCGAAGGGCGCTATGAACTGGCGCAGGCCTGCTTCAATTTCCTGCCTGCGCGCGCGCTTCTTGACCTTGCAGGCTGGGAAGAAGTCGATATTTTTGCGCACCAGTAA
- a CDS encoding sigma-70 family RNA polymerase sigma factor, producing MNAALDDARLLRLIRKGEKQAFAVLVRRHSERFYRVAYRFSGHRTEAEDIVQEAFIKLWEKPDMWQEDRKTAFTTWFYRVVVNMCLDWQKKKRPLPLEEGDWVADERQTHEETMLIDEKQFMLEAQIRALPERQRTALNLCFYEELSNQEAADIMGVRLKALQSLLMRAKTTLRERIGELYADREAV from the coding sequence ATGAATGCTGCATTAGACGATGCACGACTTCTGAGGCTTATACGAAAAGGAGAGAAACAGGCTTTCGCAGTGCTGGTCAGGCGCCATAGCGAACGCTTCTACCGTGTCGCGTACCGTTTTTCCGGTCACCGCACGGAAGCGGAGGACATCGTGCAGGAGGCGTTCATTAAGCTCTGGGAAAAGCCGGATATGTGGCAGGAAGACAGAAAAACCGCTTTTACGACCTGGTTTTACCGCGTGGTGGTGAATATGTGCCTGGACTGGCAGAAGAAAAAGCGCCCACTTCCGCTGGAGGAGGGCGACTGGGTAGCGGATGAAAGGCAGACGCATGAGGAAACGATGCTGATTGATGAGAAGCAGTTCATGCTCGAAGCGCAGATACGGGCACTGCCGGAACGCCAGCGCACGGCACTGAATCTGTGCTTTTACGAAGAACTGAGCAACCAGGAGGCGGCGGATATTATGGGAGTCAGGCTCAAGGCACTGCAGTCGCTGCTGATGCGGGCCAAGACGACCTTGAGAGAAAGAATAGGAGAGCTTTATGCTGACCGAGAAGCAGTTTGA
- a CDS encoding periplasmic heavy metal sensor codes for MNHRILKFFLAISLLGNLLMLGMVFGHTGRDFLSCNEHHHINLMEMAAFLSPQAQQQLHGRIAADQKDLDNQRQQLHNERLQAIAALDAKPFNKDAYDQHTKALADIHVKISQDVSDALAAIATQCDDAQRARLVETLRSRLENK; via the coding sequence ATGAACCATAGAATCTTAAAATTTTTTCTGGCGATTTCGCTACTGGGTAACCTTTTGATGCTGGGCATGGTATTTGGCCATACCGGGCGTGACTTTTTGTCATGCAATGAGCATCATCATATCAATCTCATGGAAATGGCTGCATTCCTCTCGCCGCAGGCGCAGCAGCAGCTCCACGGGCGGATTGCTGCTGACCAAAAAGATCTGGATAACCAGCGCCAGCAGTTGCATAACGAGCGTCTGCAGGCAATTGCGGCACTGGATGCCAAGCCGTTCAATAAAGATGCCTACGATCAGCACACTAAAGCCTTAGCGGATATCCACGTGAAAATCTCGCAGGATGTCTCCGATGCGCTGGCCGCAATTGCCACTCAGTGCGACGATGCTCAGCGCGCCAGGCTAGTGGAAACATTGCGTAGCAGGCTAGAGAATAAATAG